The following is a genomic window from Rutidosis leptorrhynchoides isolate AG116_Rl617_1_P2 chromosome 8, CSIRO_AGI_Rlap_v1, whole genome shotgun sequence.
TCCTTTGCCCAACTCTTGatctgaatcccttgagattcatgAATACCTGATCAAGCATTGGTTGATCTTTGGGGCCTGCTGCATATCTGCATCTTTTATTTATCTTCTTTTGTTTTTTGGCTCTATGTGTTACTTGTGTTTTTTCCTGTTTTGATTATCTGTGTGTTTATCTGCATATCTGCTCTTATATTTTTCTGTTACTATGTCTGGATCTGATGGGGATGGCTCTAGAAACACTCAAGTGAGTGACCTTGACTTTGGTAACCCTCTTTACTTGCACCCAAGTGACACCAATACCACTGCCCTCATTTCTTTAAAATTGAAGGGTACTGATAACTATAATGTGTGGAGTAGGGCTATGTTGTTAGCCCTGCAAACCAAAAATAAACTTGGCTTTATTGATGGCTCTATTGAAAAGTCTAAGACTGATGATGTGCTTGCTATGCAATGGGATAGATGTAATTCTATTGTGCTTTCTTGGATTCTAAATTCAATTTCAGAAGAATTATTTTCAGGACAAGTTTTCTCTCAACTTGCTAAAACTGTTTGGGATGAACTAAAAGAAACATATGATAAAATAGATGGCTCCATCACTTTTAACCTATATCAAAGTGTTAATACTATGTCACAAAGTGGTAGTTCTATTTCTGATTATTTTCATAAACTTAATGCTTTATGGAAACAGTTTGATGCATTGGTCAAATTACCTTGTTGCACCTGCACTGCTAATGTTGaatttaaaaaatataataatttgaTCAAACTTATGCAATTTCTAATGGGGTTGGATGATTACTATGTGAACATTATGAGTAATCTTTTAATGCAAGACCTTCTGCCAAGTGTTCAAACTGCTTTTTCAATTTTTTCAAGAGAGGAATCTCATAAAAAAATTTCAAAAGTCAATGCTGTGACTAAAACCCCAAACTCTTCCTTTTTGGCGTCTAAAACTTTTGATAACACTAAAAGATTTGGTAGAGGcccaaaccctaatttgaaatgCACTAAGTGCAATAAAGTTGATCAGACCATTGAAAGGTTTTATGAGATTGTGGGTTTTCCACTTGGTTGGGTAAAAAAGGGTGGAAATAGTCAAGTGTTTAATAAGTCTGCTATGAGCAATGGTACCTTTATTGAAAACAAATCTGAGAATTTAAGTCTGAAAATCTGGGCTTAAGTAATGAGCAAATGATGAAGTTGATGGAGTTAATTAATGATAAGTATAGGTCTGGAAATGTTCAAGCTAATGTTGCAAGTACATTTTTCAATTTTAGTCTTAAATTTAATGAAAGTTTTAAAACTTTTTTCAAAAGTAATGTCATTCAAAGTGAACTAAAAGATGATCTTGGATGGATCATTGATTCTGGAGCATCACAACACATGACTGGTTCTTTGAAATCCTTAAAGAATGTTTTTGATGTGTCAAAACTTGGTATGACAGTTGGACATCCAAATGGTACTGTTGCTCTAATTACCATAGTGGGTGATCTTCAATTAACTAATAACATTGTTCTAAAAAATGTGTTGGTTGTTCCAGGATACCGTGTGAACCTTATTTCTGTGCACAATTTGTCTAAAAATAAGATTTTGTTTGTTAGATTTAATGATGAAAGGTGTTACATTCAGGATTTGTTGAAACAGAAGATAGTAGGGACTGGTAGTATGATTAATGGGCTTTACATTTTTGATTCTGAGTCAGGTAATGACTCAAACTGTGTGAATAAGTGTTAT
Proteins encoded in this region:
- the LOC139864377 gene encoding uncharacterized protein; this encodes MSGSDGDGSRNTQVSDLDFGNPLYLHPSDTNTTALISLKLKGTDNYNVWSRAMLLALQTKNKLGFIDGSIEKSKTDDVLAMQWDRCNSIVLSWILNSISEELFSGQVFSQLAKTVWDELKETYDKIDGSITFNLYQSVNTMSQSGSSISDYFHKLNALWKQFDALVKLPCCTCTANVEFKKYNNLIKLMQFLMGLDDYYVNIMSNLLMQDLLPSVQTAFSIFSREESHKKISKVNAVTKTPNSSFLASKTFDNTKRFGRGPNPNLKCTKCNKVDQTIERFYEIVGFPLGWVKKGGNSQVFNKSAMSNGTFIENKSENLSLKIWA